In a single window of the Luteibacter rhizovicinus DSM 16549 genome:
- a CDS encoding GlxA family transcriptional regulator — MRICILAIDGVFDTGLAALMDVFRLANNLSLRERGVAPFDVSLVGVRRKVLSAQGFGIPVQAIASDAPAPDWAVLPAQGTGDPVTLVTALQRADARKASAQLVAWHARGARLASACNGSLLLAETGLLDGREATISWWLAPLFRQRYPKVLLDESRMLVPTDVGVTAGAAMGHLDLALWLVRQASPELATVVARYLLADIRSLQAPYIIPNHLAHADPLIVGFERWARGNLKKGFSLKDAADALATSSRTLQRRCEAVLGKSPLSYFQDLRVERARSLLHGSDLDIEAIATEVGYVDGATLRTLLRQKLGRGVRDLRADLH, encoded by the coding sequence ATGCGTATCTGCATCCTCGCCATCGATGGCGTTTTCGATACAGGGCTTGCCGCCCTCATGGATGTGTTCCGGCTCGCCAACAACCTTTCGCTTCGCGAGCGTGGCGTTGCGCCATTCGACGTATCGCTCGTCGGCGTGCGCAGGAAGGTTCTTTCCGCCCAGGGATTCGGCATTCCGGTGCAGGCCATCGCGTCCGATGCACCGGCTCCGGACTGGGCGGTACTCCCCGCCCAGGGCACGGGCGATCCGGTGACCCTGGTGACGGCGCTCCAGCGCGCGGATGCGAGGAAGGCGAGCGCACAGCTGGTGGCATGGCACGCGCGGGGCGCACGGCTCGCTTCGGCCTGCAATGGAAGCCTGCTGCTGGCCGAGACGGGCCTGCTCGACGGTCGCGAGGCGACGATCAGCTGGTGGCTCGCGCCTTTGTTTCGGCAGCGCTACCCGAAGGTGCTACTCGACGAATCGCGCATGCTGGTACCGACCGATGTGGGTGTCACGGCTGGCGCGGCGATGGGCCACCTGGATCTTGCGTTATGGCTGGTGCGGCAGGCGAGCCCCGAACTGGCCACCGTGGTGGCGCGCTATCTGCTTGCGGATATCCGTTCGCTGCAGGCGCCGTACATCATTCCCAATCACCTCGCGCATGCGGATCCGCTGATCGTCGGTTTCGAGCGCTGGGCGCGGGGTAACCTGAAAAAGGGCTTTTCGCTGAAGGACGCCGCGGACGCGCTCGCGACCAGTTCGCGAACCTTGCAGCGACGCTGTGAAGCGGTACTCGGCAAGTCGCCGCTGTCGTATTTCCAGGATCTGCGCGTGGAGAGGGCGCGCTCGCTGCTGCATGGCAGCGACCTCGATATCGAAGCCATCGCCACCGAGGTGGGGTATGTCGACGGCGCCACCTTGCGGACCCTGCTACGTCAAAAGCTCGGGCGCGGCGTGCGTGATCTTCGCGCCGATCTCCACTGA
- a CDS encoding alpha/beta fold hydrolase has product MTKPFRFFLATVIVATSLLVVTLIAGTIYNQLALRQLRATAHVPGEIYKVDGYDMHLFCSGAGSPTIVLDTGLGDDFTTWLKVQPELSKVTRVCSFDRSGFGSSEMTPRPHDADTLARRLHDLVRAAGIDTPFVLAGHSISGLYLRAYAQHYSNELAALVFIDGATPLQDDRVPRSLVAIQDAQRAGMPWQKLLMTIGWYRLQGICSSVPPGFESYGAIIRANNCDPTQYDALEAELDAVRQSGEETRNVGPFPHLPVLILSRDPTSMPSNWPPEVAKANSLVWNQMQEESKGLSPLSRRIIARGSDHYVHVDRPDLVNREITRLVEALRRGEVPYSQRQATTEQ; this is encoded by the coding sequence ATGACCAAGCCCTTCCGATTCTTCCTTGCCACCGTGATCGTCGCGACCTCGCTCCTGGTCGTGACGTTGATCGCCGGAACGATCTACAACCAGCTGGCCCTGCGCCAGCTACGTGCCACCGCCCATGTACCCGGCGAGATCTACAAGGTCGACGGTTACGACATGCACCTGTTCTGTTCGGGGGCAGGCTCTCCCACGATCGTGCTCGACACCGGTCTCGGCGACGACTTCACCACGTGGCTCAAAGTGCAGCCCGAATTGTCGAAGGTCACGCGCGTCTGCTCGTTCGACCGCAGTGGCTTCGGCTCCAGCGAGATGACGCCGCGCCCGCACGATGCCGACACGCTTGCACGCCGGCTACACGACCTCGTGCGGGCCGCGGGCATCGACACACCCTTCGTGCTGGCCGGCCACTCGATCTCCGGCCTCTATCTTCGCGCGTACGCCCAACACTATTCGAACGAGCTCGCCGCCCTGGTCTTCATCGACGGCGCCACGCCGCTCCAGGACGATCGCGTACCGCGAAGCCTTGTTGCGATCCAGGATGCGCAGCGCGCCGGCATGCCGTGGCAGAAGCTGCTCATGACGATCGGCTGGTACCGGCTGCAAGGCATCTGCTCGAGCGTCCCGCCGGGATTCGAGTCGTATGGCGCGATCATCCGGGCGAACAACTGCGACCCGACGCAATACGACGCGCTTGAGGCGGAGCTCGATGCGGTACGCCAATCGGGCGAAGAAACTCGGAACGTCGGCCCCTTCCCCCACCTGCCCGTCCTGATTCTTTCGCGCGACCCGACGTCGATGCCTTCGAACTGGCCACCTGAGGTCGCGAAGGCGAACTCTCTTGTCTGGAACCAGATGCAGGAGGAGAGCAAAGGCCTCTCGCCGCTGAGCCGGCGCATCATCGCCAGGGGCAGCGATCATTACGTCCATGTCGATCGGCCGGATCTCGTCAATCGCGAAATCACCCGCCTGGTCGAAGCACTCAGGCGGGGTGAGGTGCCTTACTCGCAGCGGCAGGCGACCACCGAACAGTAG
- a CDS encoding HD domain-containing protein, translating to MNAPVSIGGISAPDSAFTRKAAALVEQVHNRDMVNHVHRSWWFADFLGRKRGLKYDREVVYLAAIMHDLGLSQAHMADKRFEVDGADAARDLLRKDRFPEAKAQAVWDAIAFHSSIGIAEYKEPEIALVHLGSHLDVLGFYYDEVTPQLIDDTLALYPRVGFPAAFQAALAEVVRKKPILAAGTGLVDIGHRHVPGFALPNGCDLLDNTVFEHRH from the coding sequence GTGAACGCACCCGTATCCATCGGCGGTATCAGCGCGCCCGATTCCGCTTTCACGCGCAAAGCCGCCGCCCTTGTCGAGCAGGTCCATAACAGGGACATGGTCAATCACGTCCACCGCTCGTGGTGGTTCGCCGATTTCCTTGGCCGCAAGCGAGGCCTGAAGTACGACCGCGAGGTGGTTTACCTCGCGGCGATCATGCACGACCTCGGCCTGAGCCAGGCACACATGGCCGACAAGCGATTCGAGGTCGACGGTGCCGATGCGGCGCGCGACCTGCTGCGCAAAGATCGATTTCCCGAAGCGAAGGCGCAGGCCGTGTGGGACGCGATCGCATTTCACTCGAGCATCGGCATCGCCGAGTACAAGGAGCCCGAAATCGCGCTCGTGCACTTGGGCTCGCACCTGGATGTCCTGGGCTTTTACTACGACGAAGTCACGCCCCAGCTCATCGATGACACCCTCGCGCTCTATCCGCGCGTCGGCTTTCCCGCAGCCTTCCAGGCCGCTCTTGCCGAGGTGGTCCGGAAGAAACCGATCCTCGCGGCGGGTACCGGCCTGGTCGATATCGGCCACCGCCATGTTCCCGGCTTCGCGCTACCCAACGGCTGCGATCTGCTCGACAACACGGTTTTCGAGCACCGTCACTGA
- a CDS encoding GlxA family transcriptional regulator has translation MKKRTTEAKPLARTTRRRVVILALPPVDALDVVGPAEVFAYANQLHDGPAPYLLELVAPGPDVHLATEAGFGLTARHTLKDETRGGRPIDTLIVATGFGAIDRLDPVAIDWIRRRAPGIRRVCSICVGAFALAEAGLLDRRRATTHWRLADQLAERFSHVDVDPTPIWVKDGNVYTSAGISSGIDLALALVGEDLGDTVALNIARNLVLFLRRPGGQAQFSVALRNQAMSSELSNLCVWIGEHLDHDLTVERLADRQATSVRTLIRLFQRELKTTPAKYVEEVRLEAIGRALERGGLAIDDIARRHGYHSVDVLRKAFIRRFGVSPKDYALRFSA, from the coding sequence ATGAAGAAGCGGACCACCGAGGCGAAACCGCTCGCTCGCACGACACGACGGCGCGTGGTCATCCTCGCCCTTCCGCCGGTCGACGCGCTCGATGTGGTCGGCCCGGCGGAGGTATTCGCCTATGCGAACCAGCTTCATGATGGGCCGGCCCCCTACCTGCTGGAACTGGTGGCTCCCGGGCCGGACGTGCACCTCGCCACCGAGGCAGGTTTCGGCCTGACGGCCCGTCACACGCTCAAGGATGAAACGCGCGGTGGCCGACCGATCGATACGTTGATCGTCGCCACGGGATTCGGCGCCATCGATCGCCTCGACCCGGTGGCCATCGACTGGATCCGTCGGCGTGCTCCCGGCATCCGACGCGTCTGCTCGATCTGTGTCGGTGCCTTCGCCCTGGCCGAGGCAGGCCTCCTCGACCGACGGCGCGCCACAACCCACTGGCGACTGGCGGATCAGCTCGCGGAACGTTTCTCCCACGTGGACGTCGATCCCACACCTATCTGGGTGAAGGACGGCAACGTGTACACCTCCGCCGGTATCTCCTCGGGTATCGATCTGGCATTGGCGCTGGTGGGTGAGGACCTGGGCGATACCGTCGCACTGAACATCGCCAGGAACCTCGTCCTCTTCCTGCGCCGCCCGGGAGGCCAGGCACAGTTCAGTGTCGCCCTGCGCAACCAGGCGATGAGTTCGGAGCTGAGCAACTTGTGCGTTTGGATCGGCGAGCACCTCGACCACGATCTCACCGTGGAACGCCTCGCCGACCGGCAGGCCACGAGTGTGCGCACCCTGATCCGACTCTTCCAGCGCGAGCTGAAGACCACGCCCGCGAAGTACGTCGAAGAAGTGCGTCTCGAAGCGATCGGCCGCGCGCTGGAACGTGGCGGGTTAGCCATTGACGACATCGCCAGGCGCCACGGTTACCACAGCGTCGACGTTCTGAGGAAAGCCTTCATCCGCCGCTTCGGTGTCAGCCCGAAGGACTACGCGCTGCGCTTTTCGGCCTGA